Proteins from one Comamonas flocculans genomic window:
- the radC gene encoding RadC family protein, giving the protein MSQPSSLSFTSSLDSSLLVCDVAGSYRPAAPAEVLQAALRVLAGQLRGTEMLSSPQAVRDFLRIKLGTLEHEVFAVIHLDAQHRVIEYVEMFRGTVSQTSVYPREIVKETLARNSAALILVHNHPSSLAEPSRADEVLTQTLKSALALVDVRVIDHLIVAGPTILSFAERGLI; this is encoded by the coding sequence ATGTCGCAGCCATCTTCCCTGTCGTTCACTTCTTCCCTCGATTCCTCCCTGCTCGTGTGCGATGTCGCGGGCAGCTACCGTCCGGCCGCGCCTGCCGAGGTGCTGCAGGCGGCGCTGCGGGTGCTGGCGGGCCAGTTGCGCGGTACCGAGATGCTGTCGTCACCGCAGGCGGTGCGCGACTTCCTGCGCATCAAGCTGGGCACACTGGAGCACGAGGTGTTTGCGGTGATTCACCTGGATGCCCAGCACCGGGTCATCGAGTACGTCGAGATGTTCCGGGGCACCGTGAGCCAGACGTCGGTATACCCGCGCGAGATCGTCAAGGAAACCCTGGCACGCAATTCGGCGGCGCTGATCCTGGTGCACAACCATCCGTCGAGTCTGGCAGAGCCATCACGGGCCGACGAGGTGCTGACGCAGACGCTCAAGAGCGCGCTGGCGCTGGTGGACGTGCGGGTCATCGACCACCTGATCGTGGCCGGGCCGACGATCCTGTCCTTTGCCGAGCGCGGGCTGATCTGA
- a CDS encoding DUF932 domain-containing protein translates to MQLASRFASRSPSLRSDYPLSDDQIRRVAPSIFADAPHESRSERYAYIPTAAVLTELRKEGFQPFMVTQTRVRDEGKREHTKHMLRLRHASQINGAEANEIVLLNSHDGTSSYQMLAGMFRFVCSNGLVCGDTVADVRVPHKGDVAGSVIEGAFEVLSGFERVKESRDAMRAITLDEGEAEVFARSALALKYDPTDNKPTPITESQILMPRRFDDRRPDLWSVFNRTQENLTKGGLHGRAANGRRQQTRPVQGIDSDIRLNRALWLLADGMRQLKA, encoded by the coding sequence ATGCAACTCGCATCCCGTTTCGCTTCCCGTTCCCCCTCGCTGCGCAGCGATTACCCGCTGTCCGATGACCAGATTCGCAGGGTGGCCCCGTCCATCTTCGCGGATGCCCCGCATGAGAGCCGTTCCGAGCGGTACGCCTATATCCCCACGGCTGCCGTACTGACCGAGCTTCGCAAAGAAGGCTTCCAGCCCTTCATGGTGACGCAAACCCGCGTGCGCGATGAAGGCAAGCGAGAGCACACGAAACACATGCTGCGCCTGCGCCACGCCAGCCAGATCAACGGCGCGGAGGCTAACGAAATCGTGCTGCTGAACTCGCACGATGGCACCAGCAGCTATCAGATGCTGGCCGGGATGTTCCGTTTCGTTTGCAGCAATGGCCTTGTGTGCGGCGACACCGTGGCGGACGTGCGCGTACCCCACAAAGGCGACGTGGCCGGTTCCGTCATCGAAGGCGCTTTCGAGGTGTTGAGCGGCTTCGAGCGGGTGAAGGAATCCCGCGATGCCATGCGCGCGATCACGTTGGATGAAGGCGAAGCCGAAGTGTTCGCCCGTTCCGCGCTGGCCCTCAAGTACGACCCCACGGACAACAAGCCCACGCCCATCACCGAATCGCAAATCTTGATGCCGCGCCGGTTCGACGACCGCCGCCCCGACCTGTGGAGTGTGTTCAACCGCACGCAGGAGAACTTGACCAAGGGCGGACTGCATGGCCGCGCCGCCAATGGCCGCAGGCAGCAGACCCGACCCGTGCAGGGCATTGATTCCGATATTCGCCTGAACCGCGCCCTGTGGCTGCTGGCCGATGGCATGCGCCAGCTCAAAGCCTGA
- a CDS encoding AAA family ATPase: MKEEQSDLAQMVRLALAEQTEDVRLFAARLVRKYRGTAPDLAEQLELFLKSKPARSVSPMRKLSPQPSATHTLPVDDESRLSLLKVFKDAPTKDAPLLSSDVEDVLGQLIAERRQSDRLQAMGLMPTRSAIFVGPPGVGKTLTARWLAAQLKVPLYVLDLTAVMSSLLGKSGANLRAAIDFAKREPCVLLLDEIDAIAKRRSDDSDVGELKRLVTVILQEVDEWPASSVLLAATNHPELIDPALWRRFDLVVHFKTPDEQAVKEAIKRFLGPDYALFARWIDILVFAFAGHSFSDIERDVQRFRRAVALGTTTDADLVEDFMKARALALDRQGRIDLAVMLAKQTRLSQHTVSDITGVSRDTIRKYTNETPAARKAAPRRKADA, translated from the coding sequence ATGAAAGAAGAGCAGTCAGATTTAGCCCAGATGGTTCGCTTGGCTTTGGCCGAGCAGACGGAAGACGTGCGCCTGTTTGCGGCGCGGCTGGTGCGCAAGTACCGTGGAACGGCGCCCGACCTGGCCGAGCAGCTCGAACTGTTCCTGAAGTCGAAGCCGGCACGCAGCGTTTCGCCCATGCGCAAGTTGTCGCCCCAGCCGTCGGCGACCCACACCTTGCCGGTAGACGACGAATCCCGCCTCTCGCTCCTGAAGGTGTTCAAGGATGCACCGACGAAAGACGCGCCGCTGCTGTCTAGCGATGTCGAGGATGTCCTGGGGCAACTCATCGCCGAGCGCCGGCAGAGCGACCGACTGCAGGCCATGGGGCTGATGCCGACCCGCTCGGCCATCTTCGTGGGGCCGCCCGGCGTCGGCAAGACGCTCACGGCCCGCTGGCTCGCCGCGCAGTTGAAGGTGCCGCTGTACGTGCTCGACCTGACCGCCGTGATGAGCAGCCTGCTGGGCAAGAGCGGCGCCAATCTGCGCGCGGCCATCGACTTCGCCAAGCGCGAGCCCTGCGTGCTGTTGCTTGATGAGATCGACGCCATCGCCAAGCGGCGCAGCGATGACAGCGACGTGGGCGAACTCAAGCGCCTGGTCACGGTGATCCTTCAGGAAGTAGACGAATGGCCCGCCAGCAGCGTATTGCTGGCGGCCACGAATCACCCGGAACTGATCGATCCGGCGCTGTGGCGCCGCTTCGACCTGGTGGTTCACTTCAAGACGCCCGATGAACAGGCGGTCAAGGAAGCCATCAAGCGCTTCCTGGGGCCGGACTACGCCCTCTTTGCCCGTTGGATCGATATCCTGGTGTTTGCATTCGCCGGGCACTCGTTCAGCGACATCGAGCGCGACGTGCAGCGTTTCCGGCGCGCCGTGGCCCTGGGCACGACCACGGACGCCGATCTGGTCGAGGACTTCATGAAGGCACGCGCCTTGGCGCTCGACAGGCAGGGTCGCATCGACCTGGCGGTGATGCTTGCCAAGCAGACCCGCTTGTCTCAGCACACCGTCTCCGACATCACCGGGGTAAGCCGGGACACGATTCGCAAGTACACCAACGAGACACCTGCGGCACGAAAGGCCGCGCCCCGGAGAAAGGCTGACGCATGA
- a CDS encoding DUF2958 domain-containing protein, producing MNALITDAQRVVLLANGHESLENPDFDPAPVVKLFTPDAGATWLLTEIDPDDHDHAFGLYDLGLGMPEFGWVSLGQLATVRGGLGLPIERDRSFRAEKRLSAYARNARLAGRIIV from the coding sequence ATGAACGCTCTCATCACCGACGCGCAGCGCGTCGTGCTGCTGGCCAACGGCCACGAATCCTTGGAGAACCCAGACTTCGATCCGGCACCCGTGGTCAAGCTGTTCACGCCGGATGCCGGCGCGACCTGGCTGCTGACCGAGATTGATCCCGATGACCACGACCACGCCTTTGGTCTTTACGACCTGGGCCTGGGGATGCCGGAATTCGGCTGGGTCAGCCTGGGCCAGCTGGCGACCGTGCGCGGCGGACTGGGCCTGCCGATCGAGCGCGACCGGTCGTTCCGTGCCGAGAAGCGATTGAGCGCCTACGCGCGCAATGCGCGGCTGGCCGGGCGGATCATCGTCTGA
- a CDS encoding S8 family peptidase yields MSQTNFLIGRGELLTHDIVGPRRMPGKAEVYTFAQARERLVPQFRSAANALDELPIDACPGDFAVARLMMNPSFIARSYFPTGLLRSTGLESIGSRTVKVKPQAWTRKGQPQETTTTELFVAGKRQAFRNLSRWTETIDAESDEGDDLAHIEQFAAFAPAERIVSLGGPKDRFFEVGLHLLPGEDPGLIQKAFMKFAQREGVKVHSEVDFVAGNLWFVPVEGKPREVEKLASFTFVRVIRPVPKLRGIRPLQRSGGPSVGCSLPTEQALSSEPRVAILDGGLPKHHPIGPWLRSYRKLDEDADDDPDGPEHGLGVTSAVLFGPIQPNGTAGRPFAPVDHLRVLDQESAGEEPLELYRTLGLIEQVLLSRSYEFINLSLGPDLEVEDQEVHAWTSVIDELLSDGDTLMTVAVGNNGERDRELGYSRVQVPSDCVNALSVGAADDTGAGWARAPYSAIGPGRSPGVVKPDLMAFGGNPASKYFHVLAPNAKPVLTPQLGTSFAAPYLLRSAVGIRAILGGNLTPLAIKALLVHAADPGEHDPIEVGWGKIPEDTLDIITCPDGVARVVYQGELKPSKYLRASLPLPKDGLTGNVRLKATFCYASPTDPQDAAAYTKAGLEVVFRPNDEKIKDGKSNADTKGFFDLKKFATEQERRSDQGKWETVLHGAKTFRGSSFKNPVFDIHYNARDGGGRATGAEKIRYALILSVEAPKHADLYNDILRAYAKTLVPIQPQVSLPIRIR; encoded by the coding sequence ATGAGCCAAACCAATTTCCTGATCGGTCGTGGCGAGCTGCTGACCCACGACATCGTCGGCCCGAGGCGCATGCCTGGCAAGGCCGAGGTCTACACCTTCGCGCAGGCGCGGGAACGGTTGGTTCCCCAGTTCCGCAGCGCTGCGAACGCGCTGGACGAACTGCCCATCGACGCCTGTCCGGGCGACTTCGCGGTGGCCCGGCTGATGATGAACCCCAGCTTCATCGCTCGTTCCTATTTCCCGACCGGGCTGTTGCGCAGTACGGGGCTGGAGTCCATCGGTAGCCGTACTGTCAAGGTCAAGCCACAGGCCTGGACCCGCAAGGGGCAGCCGCAGGAGACCACGACGACCGAACTGTTCGTCGCGGGCAAGCGCCAAGCCTTCCGCAACCTTTCGCGGTGGACGGAAACCATCGACGCGGAATCCGACGAGGGCGACGACCTGGCCCACATCGAACAGTTCGCCGCTTTCGCGCCAGCGGAGCGCATCGTGAGCCTGGGCGGACCGAAGGATCGGTTCTTCGAGGTGGGCCTGCATCTGTTACCGGGCGAAGACCCTGGCTTGATCCAGAAGGCTTTCATGAAGTTCGCCCAGCGGGAGGGCGTTAAGGTCCATAGTGAAGTCGATTTCGTCGCCGGCAACCTGTGGTTCGTACCGGTCGAAGGCAAGCCGCGCGAAGTCGAGAAGCTGGCCAGCTTCACCTTCGTCCGGGTGATCCGGCCGGTGCCCAAACTGCGCGGCATTCGCCCGCTGCAACGCAGCGGCGGTCCCTCGGTCGGGTGCAGCCTTCCTACCGAGCAGGCCCTATCGTCCGAGCCTCGCGTCGCCATCCTGGACGGCGGCCTGCCGAAGCACCACCCCATCGGCCCCTGGCTGCGCTCGTACCGCAAGCTCGACGAAGACGCCGACGACGACCCGGATGGCCCGGAGCACGGCCTGGGCGTGACGTCGGCCGTGTTGTTCGGCCCGATCCAGCCCAACGGAACGGCCGGCAGGCCTTTCGCCCCAGTGGATCATTTGCGTGTGCTCGACCAGGAGTCGGCCGGTGAGGAACCGTTGGAGTTGTATCGCACGCTCGGTCTCATCGAACAGGTTCTGCTGTCCCGCTCCTACGAGTTCATTAACTTGAGCCTGGGGCCGGACCTCGAAGTGGAGGATCAGGAGGTCCATGCTTGGACCTCCGTCATCGACGAGCTGCTCAGCGACGGTGACACGCTCATGACTGTGGCCGTGGGCAACAACGGAGAACGTGACCGCGAGCTCGGCTACAGCCGGGTGCAGGTTCCGTCGGACTGCGTGAATGCCCTCTCGGTCGGCGCGGCCGACGACACCGGCGCGGGCTGGGCTCGCGCGCCCTACAGCGCGATCGGGCCGGGTCGCAGCCCCGGCGTCGTCAAGCCGGACCTGATGGCCTTCGGCGGCAACCCGGCGTCCAAGTACTTCCACGTCTTGGCGCCGAACGCGAAACCAGTGCTGACGCCACAGCTCGGCACTAGCTTCGCGGCGCCGTACCTGCTGCGTAGCGCGGTCGGTATCCGTGCCATCCTGGGCGGCAACCTGACACCTCTTGCCATCAAGGCCTTGTTGGTCCATGCGGCCGATCCTGGCGAGCATGACCCGATCGAAGTGGGCTGGGGCAAGATTCCCGAGGACACGCTCGACATCATCACGTGTCCGGATGGCGTGGCCAGAGTGGTCTACCAGGGGGAGCTCAAACCCAGCAAGTACCTGCGCGCCAGCCTGCCGCTGCCCAAGGACGGGCTGACAGGCAACGTTCGCCTGAAGGCTACCTTCTGCTACGCATCACCCACCGATCCGCAGGATGCTGCGGCCTACACCAAGGCCGGCCTCGAAGTCGTCTTCCGTCCCAACGACGAGAAGATCAAAGACGGCAAGAGCAACGCCGATACCAAGGGCTTCTTCGACCTGAAGAAGTTCGCCACCGAGCAGGAGCGTCGTTCGGATCAGGGCAAGTGGGAAACCGTGCTGCACGGTGCCAAAACCTTCCGCGGTTCCAGCTTCAAGAACCCCGTGTTCGACATCCACTACAACGCCCGCGACGGCGGCGGCCGGGCCACCGGTGCAGAGAAGATCCGCTACGCGCTGATCCTGTCGGTCGAGGCACCGAAGCACGCCGATCTCTACAACGACATCCTGCGCGCCTATGCCAAGACGCTGGTGCCGATCCAGCCCCAGGTGTCGTTGCCGATTCGTATTCGGTAA